Part of the Haloarcula sp. H-GB4 genome is shown below.
GACCAGAGGCGACTGGGACGAGACCCAGCGGTCACGCCACGAGAAGATGCTGGAGAAAGAGGAAATCTGGCAACATCTCGAAGGGAAAGAGTGGTACCCGATGGTCAAGGCCGCCGAAATAATCACCAGCTACGGCGACTACGCCCACGGTGAAGTCTCCAACCTTGCGTACTTCGTGATGGACGAGGGTGAGCTCAAGGTTGTCAGCGGCTTCATGGACGTAACCGGCGAGGAAGCCGAGCTGCTTGACGTTCACATAGTCAACGACTTCGCTGAGCACCCGGCATACAGGATAGCCCAGAACACCGGGACCGTAGGCGAATCTGTGTTGGGCGAAGTTCCGGAACCGCCGATGATGCAACGGCCACAGATTACGGCTCCCAACGGTTACCACCGCATCGAAGAGCCGCCGAACGAGTTCGAACAGAACAGCTGGTCTATCAACTGGAGCGGACCTCGGACGGTCGGTGCGGAGGTGAGCGCGGACTTTAACGGCAAGCCGGTCTTCTCGTTGACCGCGCCGTTCAGTACCTCAACCTGTTATGACATGCCCAAGCGCAACGGTCGAAATACCCGTGAGTGGATGTTCCCGGACAATGAACCGACCATCAGCGGTGAACTCCTCTACTGGGACATCCACAGCCTCAGCCTTGGCGGCCCCGGAATCCTCGGAAAGACCGAGTATCCCTCGACGCAGAGCCGTCCGGGTGGATTCAACATTCGCACCCACTATCACACTGGAGCCGTCCAAAACGCTCGTGACTTCCACTCCGGCCACCGCTTCGCACCATACAACTACTACATCAACTACCAGTTCTACGAGGACGGCGTCTTCATGCCGGTGTTCCAACGGCATGGCCCTGGCTACGTCAACGAGTTCTACGAGTACCGCGAGCGCGAAAACGACGGCCCGGCGCAGTACTATCTAGAAAACTGGTTGACCAAACCGACGCCCGGGACCACAGACGGTGTCGAAACGAAACTCTTCGACGGCAATGAGTGGCAGATCCCCGAAAGCGAGTTCTACCTCGACAGTAACGATGTGAGCGAAGAGCACTTACTCCGGTTTACGAACCCAGACGGACCGGAGACTATTGACATCCCGCTGGATAACCTGAAGGAAGTCGTGGTTGTCCGGCCTAAAGAGGATGAAATCGGGGAGGCGTTGCGCGTTATCGACGACGTGCAGGCAGAACTTGGGTTCTACCACCCCGCGCAGTACGTTGACGACGAACCGATCCAGGGTGAGGAAGTCCTCTTCTGGCTTCTGATGGAGGCCCCAACTGATGAAGTTCCACACGCCTCGGGTATTACGACCTACACGCAGATGGGCGAATTCAACCTCAGCGGCTACTGATCTTCGCCTAGATCCATCGTTATCGATTTCGTCTGGGTGTACTCCCGGAGTGTCTCCATCGCACCTTCTCGGCCGATGCCGGATTGTTTGTAGCCACCGAATGGCTGGCCGGCAGGCAGACGATTGAACGTATTGACCCAGATGTTGCCGGCCTTAATGTCCGCTGCGATGCGGTGAGCAAAGGAAAGGTCATCAGTCACTACACCGGCAGCCAGGCCGTAATCGACGTTGTTCGCGCGTGCGACCATCTCGTCGTAGTCGTCCCATTCGAGCAGAACCTCGACGGGTCCGAAAATCTCCTGTGTCGCGACTGTGTTGTCGGCATCGATGTCAGCGATGACGGTCGGTTCGACGAAACACCCCTCGGCTAGGATTCCCTCTTCAGCGGTTCCGCCGCCCCGAAGAATGTCCGCATCGGAATCTCTTGCCAAGCCGATGTAATGGAGTGTCTTCTCGACTTCCGTACGGCTGACCTGTGGACCGATATCGGTGGCCGCGTTGAGCGGGTCACCCATCCGGAGCTGTCCGATGGCATCGAGAAACGCGTCAACGAACTCGTCCGCGCTGCTCTCGTGGACGAACAGCCGGGTCCCAGCACTACAGCACTCGCCACTGTTGAAGAACATCGCATCGACAGCGATCTCCGCAGCGTCGGTCGGGGCTGCATCTGGCGCGACGATGAGCGGACTCTTGCCGCCAAGTTCGAGTGTGATATCACTGATCGTGTTCGCGGCGGCTTTCATTACCCCTTGCCCCACTTCAGTCGACCCGGTGAAGGCCACCTTCGGGACCCGCTCGTGAGAGACCAGCGGCGCACCGGTCGCCGGGCCTGACCCTGTGACGACGTTGACCACGCCATCAGGTAACACATCCGCGACTTCGCGCATGTACGTCAGCAGGGAGGTAGGGGTC
Proteins encoded:
- a CDS encoding aldehyde dehydrogenase, with protein sequence MASHTETDSARIKDRHAALADSLLPSGPLKHFVGGEWITGSGDNTFESINPTTGEPLVRVYEGTKEDVDRAVNAAWEAYEQRWAGATPAERQQVLQTLADRLDARAEDFARIEVLDNGKPITEAREDIELAVDHLRYFAGAARNIEGKTVPNGELHVQTRREPYGVVGQIVPWNFPLLLATWKLAPALAAGNTVVLKPAEQTPTSLLTYMREVADVLPDGVVNVVTGSGPATGAPLVSHERVPKVAFTGSTEVGQGVMKAAANTISDITLELGGKSPLIVAPDAAPTDAAEIAVDAMFFNSGECCSAGTRLFVHESSADEFVDAFLDAIGQLRMGDPLNAATDIGPQVSRTEVEKTLHYIGLARDSDADILRGGGTAEEGILAEGCFVEPTVIADIDADNTVATQEIFGPVEVLLEWDDYDEMVARANNVDYGLAAGVVTDDLSFAHRIAADIKAGNIWVNTFNRLPAGQPFGGYKQSGIGREGAMETLREYTQTKSITMDLGEDQ